A region of Candidatus Dependentiae bacterium DNA encodes the following proteins:
- the rplE gene encoding 50S ribosomal protein L5, with translation MEKARLEELYNKELRSQLQQTLGLSNCMEIPKVSKIVLNVGVRDAVADNKVLQKVMTVVAKIAGQAPVKTLAKKSIAGFKLREGMPIGVKVTLRKKRMYEFLDKLISLALPKVRDFQGVPSKFDGRGSYNLGVKEWIIFPEIDYEVTDKLYGMNITIQTTAKNDQQGYELLKSFGMPFRKA, from the coding sequence ATGGAAAAAGCGCGGCTTGAAGAATTGTATAACAAGGAACTCCGTTCTCAGCTACAGCAAACGCTTGGTTTGAGCAACTGTATGGAAATTCCTAAAGTTAGCAAAATTGTTCTTAATGTTGGCGTCAGAGATGCTGTTGCGGATAATAAAGTTTTGCAAAAAGTGATGACGGTTGTTGCTAAAATTGCTGGGCAAGCTCCAGTAAAAACATTGGCAAAGAAATCTATAGCGGGCTTTAAGCTACGTGAAGGCATGCCTATAGGTGTTAAGGTTACTTTAAGAAAAAAAAGAATGTATGAATTTTTGGATAAGCTTATATCTTTAGCTTTACCTAAAGTACGTGATTTTCAAGGGGTTCCATCGAAATTTGATGGTCGAGGCTCTTATAATTTAGGTGTTAAAGAGTGGATTATCTTTCCAGAAATTGATTATGAAGTAACTGATAAGCTCTATGGTATGAACATTACTATTCAAACCACAGCGAAAAATGATCAACAAGGTTATGAGTTGCTGAAGAGTTTTGGAATGCCGTTTCGTAAAGCATAA
- the rpsC gene encoding 30S ribosomal protein S3 encodes MGQKVHPIGFRLGVYRDWDARWFARNSYGKQALEDLEIRRFLDTSLEKAEISRIEIEKAGDNVRIVVHSARPGAVIGKRGQEIDFLRNQLIAKIKKSNVEISVQEIKTPELDAIIVAKNIADQLEKRGSYKKAMKKAALSAMKAGAKGIKICCAGRLNGAEIARTEWTRVGSVPLHTLRADIDYGLAEAYTTYGKIGIKVWICRGEYQQI; translated from the coding sequence GTGGGTCAAAAAGTTCATCCAATTGGATTTAGATTAGGTGTTTATCGTGATTGGGACGCGCGTTGGTTTGCACGAAATTCATACGGCAAGCAAGCGTTAGAAGATTTGGAAATCAGAAGATTTCTAGATACTTCTTTAGAAAAGGCAGAAATCTCTCGTATTGAGATTGAAAAAGCTGGCGACAATGTGCGCATTGTTGTTCACTCTGCTCGTCCTGGTGCTGTTATAGGTAAAAGAGGTCAAGAAATAGATTTCTTGCGTAATCAACTCATTGCTAAGATCAAAAAGAGCAATGTGGAAATTTCAGTACAAGAAATCAAGACCCCTGAATTAGACGCTATAATCGTTGCCAAAAACATTGCTGACCAATTGGAAAAAAGAGGCAGCTATAAAAAGGCTATGAAAAAAGCTGCTCTTTCTGCAATGAAAGCTGGCGCAAAAGGGATTAAAATTTGTTGTGCTGGTCGTTTGAATGGCGCGGAAATAGCTCGAACCGAATGGACTCGTGTTGGTTCTGTACCTTTACATACCTTGCGAGCTGACATTGATTATGGTCTTGCAGAAGCGTACACGACATATGGCAAAATAGGAATCAAGGTTTGGATTTGCAGGGGCGAATACCAACAAATCTAA
- the rplP gene encoding 50S ribosomal protein L16, protein MLMPKKTKYRKVQKGNLRGRSKGARTIHFGEYGLQAMEPSRLTAQQIEAMRVTVSRSLKKVGTFFLRVFPDKPVTKKPAETRMGKGKGNPELWVSVVKRGRVVCEVAGLSEVDARKVLRSAAYKLPMKTKIIKKDQEVQF, encoded by the coding sequence ATGTTGATGCCGAAAAAGACAAAATATAGAAAAGTTCAAAAAGGTAACCTTCGGGGTAGATCCAAAGGTGCTCGTACTATTCATTTTGGTGAATACGGTCTCCAAGCGATGGAGCCATCTCGGTTGACCGCTCAACAAATCGAAGCGATGCGGGTTACTGTTTCTCGTAGTTTAAAAAAAGTTGGCACGTTCTTTTTACGTGTTTTCCCGGATAAACCTGTTACAAAAAAACCAGCCGAAACTCGTATGGGTAAAGGTAAGGGTAATCCAGAGCTATGGGTATCAGTAGTTAAGCGTGGTAGAGTTGTTTGTGAAGTCGCTGGATTAAGTGAAGTGGATGCACGTAAAGTGTTACGTTCTGCTGCATATAAGCTTCCTATGAAAACGAAGATTATTAAAAAAGATCAAGAAGTGCAATTTTAA
- the rpsQ gene encoding 30S ribosomal protein S17 produces the protein MEKKEQTQKRVFVGEVLSDKMDKTIVVEIVRTYTHPVFHKTMHKVKKYKVHDENGQANVGDIVEFYEGRPVSKTKYMYLARVVQARAVNQ, from the coding sequence ATGGAAAAAAAAGAACAAACACAGAAACGGGTGTTTGTAGGTGAGGTCTTATCAGACAAAATGGATAAAACCATTGTTGTTGAAATAGTGAGGACCTATACGCATCCTGTTTTTCACAAAACGATGCATAAAGTTAAAAAATATAAAGTTCATGATGAAAATGGGCAAGCCAATGTTGGTGATATCGTTGAATTTTATGAAGGTCGTCCAGTTTCTAAAACTAAGTATATGTACCTAGCCCGTGTTGTGCAGGCACGTGCCGTTAATCAGTAG
- the rpmC gene encoding 50S ribosomal protein L29: protein MKMTKVKEEMKQLNAQELQEKLDAFRRDLFGLRLNASTAHVKDYSQFKKIRKNIAQVSTYLRQA from the coding sequence ATGAAAATGACTAAGGTCAAAGAAGAAATGAAACAACTCAATGCTCAAGAGCTTCAGGAGAAGCTTGATGCATTCAGACGAGATCTTTTTGGGTTGCGATTGAATGCTTCTACTGCGCATGTTAAAGATTATTCTCAATTTAAAAAAATTAGAAAAAACATTGCTCAAGTTTCGACGTATTTACGTCAAGCGTAG
- the rplN gene encoding 50S ribosomal protein L14, producing MIQKESYLEVADNSGAKEIQCFHIIGSTRKRFAYLGDKIICAVKKAIPGGMVKKGDIVTAVIVRTKKAYRRDDGSYIRFGDNAAVIIKDDELIGSRIFGPIARELRAKGYVKLVSLAPEVL from the coding sequence ATGATCCAAAAAGAATCCTATTTAGAGGTAGCCGATAATTCTGGCGCTAAAGAGATACAATGCTTTCATATTATTGGCAGTACGCGTAAAAGATTTGCTTATCTCGGTGATAAGATTATATGCGCTGTCAAGAAAGCAATTCCAGGGGGCATGGTAAAAAAAGGTGATATTGTAACTGCTGTAATAGTGAGAACAAAAAAAGCTTATCGTCGTGATGATGGTAGTTATATTCGCTTTGGCGATAATGCTGCTGTGATCATTAAAGATGATGAGTTGATTGGCTCACGTATTTTTGGTCCTATCGCTCGTGAATTGCGAGCAAAGGGATATGTCAAATTAGTTTCTTTAGCACCGGAAGTTTTGTAA
- the rplX gene encoding 50S ribosomal protein L24, with protein sequence MVARVKKNDRVMVLAGKDKDKTGTVIALSFKHDKVMVKDIAIVTRHVKARKQGEASSIKKEESFIALSNVMPVCSSCKNACRVNTKVLEDGKRVRTCNNCKEIF encoded by the coding sequence ATGGTAGCGCGTGTTAAAAAAAATGACAGAGTAATGGTCTTGGCAGGAAAAGATAAAGATAAAACCGGTACTGTCATTGCATTGTCCTTTAAACATGACAAAGTAATGGTGAAGGATATCGCTATTGTTACGCGACACGTTAAGGCGCGTAAACAAGGGGAAGCTTCTAGTATTAAAAAAGAAGAAAGTTTCATAGCTTTATCTAATGTTATGCCAGTGTGTAGCTCATGTAAAAATGCTTGTCGTGTTAATACTAAGGTTTTAGAAGACGGCAAGAGAGTTCGCACGTGCAATAATTGTAAAGAAATATTTTAA
- the rpsS gene encoding 30S ribosomal protein S19 yields MTRSAKKGPYVQPSLLDKVNKVKDSSKREAIKTWSRRSMVTPEFVGLTFAVHNGKKFVSVFITENMVGHRLGEFSPTRTFRLHSGQRQTGASASSKDE; encoded by the coding sequence ATGACAAGATCGGCAAAAAAAGGACCTTATGTACAGCCATCATTGCTGGATAAGGTAAATAAGGTTAAGGATAGTAGTAAGCGCGAGGCCATTAAAACATGGTCACGTAGAAGTATGGTTACGCCAGAATTTGTTGGCCTAACCTTTGCAGTGCATAATGGTAAAAAGTTTGTCTCTGTCTTTATAACTGAAAATATGGTTGGACACCGTTTGGGTGAGTTTTCTCCTACCAGAACATTTAGACTTCACAGTGGTCAAAGACAAACTGGAGCTTCTGCATCTTCAAAAGATGAATAA
- the rplR gene encoding 50S ribosomal protein L18 has protein sequence MSFEKKQKARIKRRVLRVRSTLKQNILVPKVSVFRSLKHIYAQIVDMTLGKTVASCSSLELDATGSKKEIARSVGLELAKRAKDQGISTVIFDRGRYLYHGRVQELSDGLREGGLKV, from the coding sequence GTGAGTTTTGAGAAAAAACAAAAAGCAAGAATAAAGCGTAGAGTGCTTCGTGTTAGAAGTACCTTGAAGCAAAATATTTTGGTACCAAAGGTTTCAGTATTTAGAAGTTTAAAGCATATTTATGCTCAAATCGTTGACATGACTTTAGGCAAGACTGTTGCAAGTTGTTCATCATTAGAGCTTGATGCAACTGGTAGCAAAAAAGAAATTGCGCGTTCAGTTGGTCTTGAGCTTGCAAAACGTGCAAAAGATCAAGGAATTAGCACTGTCATATTTGATAGAGGTAGATACCTGTATCATGGAAGAGTTCAAGAACTCTCTGATGGTTTGCGTGAAGGCGGATTAAAAGTTTAG
- a CDS encoding type Z 30S ribosomal protein S14, translating to MAKKSLIVKANKVPKFAVRQKNRCKLCGRPRAYMGLFMMCRICFRKNALEGLLPGVKKTSW from the coding sequence ATGGCAAAAAAGTCATTAATTGTAAAAGCAAATAAGGTTCCCAAGTTTGCGGTTAGACAAAAGAATCGTTGTAAGCTTTGTGGACGACCAAGAGCTTACATGGGATTGTTTATGATGTGTCGTATTTGTTTTAGAAAAAATGCTTTAGAAGGATTACTTCCTGGTGTTAAGAAGACCAGCTGGTAA
- the rplF gene encoding 50S ribosomal protein L6 has product MSKIGRKPIDIGDVKVEVKGQEIHYVGKKVSGVHVLPVELVAELNGKKLVITAAQDVKGAHTAQREVNRVWGLNRALLFNKIKGSDVPFEKEMRINGLGFKAAVSGQNVVFTLGFSHKIDFELPKEVTLEVDKTGQKLIFRSSDKFLVGHVCSKVRALRPPEPYKGTGVKLANEVIARKAGKTKSA; this is encoded by the coding sequence ATGTCTAAGATTGGTAGAAAACCTATAGATATTGGCGATGTCAAGGTAGAAGTAAAAGGACAAGAAATACATTATGTCGGCAAAAAAGTTTCTGGCGTACATGTGTTGCCAGTTGAACTAGTTGCAGAGTTAAATGGTAAAAAACTTGTTATTACTGCTGCTCAAGATGTCAAAGGTGCGCATACAGCGCAACGTGAAGTCAACCGTGTTTGGGGACTTAACAGAGCGCTACTTTTTAATAAAATCAAAGGTTCAGATGTTCCTTTTGAAAAAGAGATGCGTATTAATGGATTAGGCTTCAAGGCTGCAGTATCAGGTCAAAATGTTGTCTTTACTCTAGGGTTTAGCCATAAAATTGATTTTGAGTTGCCAAAAGAAGTGACGTTGGAAGTTGATAAAACCGGTCAAAAACTTATTTTCAGATCATCTGATAAGTTTTTGGTTGGGCATGTATGCAGCAAGGTGAGAGCACTGCGACCACCTGAGCCATATAAGGGCACTGGCGTTAAGCTAGCAAACGAGGTAATTGCTCGTAAAGCTGGTAAGACTAAGTCTGCATAA
- the rpsH gene encoding 30S ribosomal protein S8, producing MSIDSIGNFLTIIRNGLLVSKPFVLAPYAKMRDAIAQILKEEGFIRDFVVETDEAGKKSIKVLFKYVDGESVIHEITRISKPSRRFYTGASTIKPVISGLGLSILTTSKGVISHKTAESLSVGGEVICTVW from the coding sequence ATGTCAATAGACTCTATTGGAAATTTTTTAACGATTATTAGAAACGGATTGTTAGTTTCTAAGCCTTTTGTTCTTGCGCCTTATGCAAAAATGCGTGATGCAATTGCGCAAATTTTAAAAGAAGAAGGTTTTATTCGTGATTTTGTTGTCGAAACTGATGAAGCTGGTAAAAAATCAATAAAAGTATTATTCAAATATGTTGATGGTGAATCAGTTATTCATGAAATTACACGTATCAGTAAGCCTAGCCGCCGTTTTTATACTGGTGCAAGCACCATTAAGCCGGTTATTAGTGGATTAGGTCTTTCTATCCTTACAACAAGTAAGGGAGTTATATCTCATAAGACGGCAGAATCATTGAGTGTTGGCGGCGAAGTTATTTGTACTGTCTGGTAA
- the rplV gene encoding 50S ribosomal protein L22 produces the protein MQEEKKYVAIARYIRISPYKLRPIADVIRGKNVQYALNWLATCALKKVEPIHKVLKSAAANALQLGKVEAAQLTVKEIRIDQGPIIRYFKPGAMGRANIQRKRLSHMSVIVEPVANKKEA, from the coding sequence ATGCAAGAAGAAAAAAAATATGTGGCTATAGCTAGATACATTCGTATCTCTCCGTATAAATTGAGGCCAATTGCCGATGTGATACGCGGGAAGAATGTTCAGTACGCCTTGAATTGGCTTGCTACCTGTGCTTTGAAGAAGGTAGAGCCTATTCATAAGGTTTTAAAGTCAGCTGCAGCTAATGCGTTACAATTAGGAAAAGTTGAAGCGGCTCAACTTACTGTTAAGGAAATTCGCATTGATCAGGGGCCTATAATTCGTTATTTTAAGCCAGGCGCCATGGGTCGTGCTAATATTCAAAGAAAACGGTTGAGTCACATGAGTGTTATTGTTGAACCTGTTGCTAATAAGAAAGAGGCATAA
- the rpsE gene encoding 30S ribosomal protein S5, producing the protein MAERKDNNFIDTVVSVNRVTKVTKGGKRFSFSALVVSGDKEGQVGIAIGKSREVSLAIAKATNKARKHLITIPLRGTTIPYDVLGQHGASKVMIRAAAKGTGVIAGGAMRAIMEAIGIKDILAKSLGSSNRQNVAKATLNALAKLRLASVLAHQRGTTVKEMIGSKNVAA; encoded by the coding sequence ATGGCAGAGAGGAAAGACAACAATTTCATCGATACAGTGGTGAGTGTTAATCGTGTTACCAAAGTAACTAAAGGTGGTAAACGGTTCTCATTTTCAGCCCTTGTTGTATCTGGTGACAAAGAAGGTCAAGTTGGTATTGCAATTGGAAAAAGCCGCGAAGTTTCTTTAGCTATTGCTAAAGCGACTAATAAGGCTCGTAAACATTTAATTACTATTCCTTTGCGTGGCACTACAATCCCTTACGATGTTTTGGGCCAACATGGCGCAAGCAAAGTAATGATTAGAGCCGCAGCTAAGGGTACTGGCGTTATTGCTGGTGGCGCTATGCGTGCGATTATGGAAGCGATTGGCATTAAGGATATTCTTGCTAAATCTTTAGGTTCTTCCAACCGTCAGAACGTTGCAAAAGCAACGTTAAATGCGCTTGCAAAATTACGTCTTGCAAGTGTGCTAGCTCATCAAAGAGGAACAACAGTAAAAGAGATGATTGGA